In the genome of Deinococcus deserti VCD115, one region contains:
- a CDS encoding NAD-dependent epimerase encodes MKVLVTGAAGFIGSTLSHRFLERGDEVIGFDNFNPYYDPQLKRDRAARLTVKPGFTLIEGNLEDRSAVDRLFREHRPERVVNLAAQAGVRYSLENPHAYIDANIVGFMNILEGCRHHGVQHLAYASSSSVYGMNTSMPFSVHDNVDHPLSLYAATKKANELMAHTYSHLYGLPTTGLRFFTVYGPWGRPDMAMFLFTRAILQGQPINVFNHGQMQRDFTYVDDIVEGVVRVTDQVATQNSQWNGAQPDPGTSSAPYRLYNIGNNNPVQLLHLIEVLEEKLGKKAEKNMLPLQDGDVPATYANVDDLVRDVGFKPATSIEDGVGRFVEWYRGYFRV; translated from the coding sequence ATGAAAGTCCTCGTTACCGGCGCCGCCGGATTTATAGGTTCAACCCTCAGCCACCGCTTTCTAGAGAGGGGCGACGAGGTCATTGGTTTTGACAACTTCAACCCTTATTACGATCCACAGCTCAAACGCGACCGGGCCGCGCGCCTAACAGTCAAACCAGGCTTCACCCTGATTGAGGGCAATCTGGAAGACCGTTCCGCTGTTGATCGGCTTTTCCGAGAGCACCGACCAGAGCGTGTCGTGAACCTTGCCGCGCAGGCGGGGGTCCGCTATAGCCTTGAAAATCCGCATGCCTATATCGACGCGAACATCGTCGGGTTCATGAACATTCTAGAAGGCTGCCGACATCACGGCGTGCAACACCTCGCCTATGCCAGTAGCAGCAGCGTGTATGGCATGAATACCAGCATGCCGTTCAGTGTCCATGACAATGTGGATCACCCGCTCAGTCTGTATGCCGCCACCAAAAAGGCCAACGAACTGATGGCGCACACCTACAGTCATCTGTACGGCCTGCCCACTACCGGCCTGCGTTTTTTCACGGTGTATGGGCCCTGGGGCCGCCCAGATATGGCAATGTTTCTGTTTACACGCGCCATCTTGCAAGGCCAGCCGATCAACGTTTTCAATCATGGCCAGATGCAGCGCGATTTTACCTATGTCGATGACATAGTGGAGGGGGTCGTCCGTGTCACCGACCAGGTCGCCACGCAAAACTCTCAGTGGAATGGTGCACAGCCCGATCCAGGGACCAGCAGCGCGCCCTACCGCCTGTACAACATCGGCAACAATAATCCGGTGCAGCTCCTACACCTGATTGAGGTGCTTGAGGAAAAACTGGGCAAAAAGGCCGAAAAGAACATGTTGCCTCTCCAGGACGGTGACGTTCCTGCTACCTACGCCAATGTGGACGATCTGGTGCGAGACGTGGGATTTAAGCCGGCTACGAGTATCGAGGACGGGGTGGGACGGTTTGTGGAATGGTACCGGGGCTACTTTAGAGTATGA